A window of the Bufo gargarizans isolate SCDJY-AF-19 chromosome 1, ASM1485885v1, whole genome shotgun sequence genome harbors these coding sequences:
- the LOC122942309 gene encoding uncharacterized protein LOC122942309 codes for MQNTGNSTLTVNPQCSYKEDDSHSLPRIKSRYTTLSRASSQTNLTSASADSARSKRTSSRRSGITSLSSASDKATRARAKAEAACAMASYAEQEAELMREQAKSESEALKKKAELEASLHLLKQQKNAAAALAEAEVFTRAAEAQFDGIENQMSSHSAIQRTREYVQSQATMYTDQQSNDAPRSSLTPPAISNFDTTQHCKTKSESQCGKSSGRMLRDQSANPPRVQTYARVLPPQANTSLDYSRKTYNRREQPPKQSRFRQALHQPYQPQPYPEFTREKYSPDATSAIEVAKFLMHREIVGAGLMKFDDRPENYWAWKSSFLSGTQNLNLTEKEKLDQLVRWLGPESTEQAQRIRSVHVHDAAAGLAMVWRRLEQCYGSPEVIEDALLKRIENYPRITNKDYQKLRGLGDLLLEIEAAKSSGYLPGLSYLDTARGVEPIIEKLPYNLQERWVAQASRYKKDHHVAFPPFAFFAEFIEDQAEIRNDPSFAFLNKRTASFPKVEQKPPGLYKERRATVSVRKTEVPPESAANQEDNTRKKVEESDKICPIHNKPYPLRKCRSFRSKTLEERKAYLKDNRICFRCCASIQHLAKDCTKTIQCTECNSDKHLSALHPGPPPWKQEVQATQEDHGGEQGESATPAVSSKCTEICTEQGRSRSCSKICLVKVYPAGFREKAIKMYTVMDEQSNRSLAKTEFFDLFGDKGSPTPYTLKTCSGVVETIGRRANNYIIESLDGKTKVTLPTLIECDEIPDDRSEIPTPEVARHHPHLVRIADQIPALDPDAAITLLLGRDILRLHKVREQYNGPHNAPFAQCLDLGWVIVGEVCLDGLHKPSKVNVYRTHLLQNGRTSCLCPCTNSLHIKERLDNPTHHRSIQRCMEDLASTGNTDELGCKVFERTRDDDKPAPSVEDTLFLEIMDREVYRDKSGSWVAPLPFRSPRHHLPVNKVQAEKRFSLLQRTLQRKPDMKKHFQAFMQKIFDNEHAERAPPLQENQEHWYLPIFGVYHPQKPGQIRVVFDSSAKHEGISLNDVLLSGPDLNNTLLGVLIRFRKELVAVTADVQQMFYCFFVREDHRDYLRFLWYADNDFNKDIIEYRMKEHVFGNSPSPAVAIYNLKRAAQQGERHGQEAKQFVMKNFYVDDGLASFSSNEEAINVLKSTKEMLAESNIRLNKVASNSYRVMEAFPMEDRAKDLKDLDLGTESPPLQRSLGLSWDLKTDSFTFRVSREEKPFTKRGVLSTVNSLYDPLGFVAPIIMQGKAFLRQITTEQEQIDWDVLLPDEKRMQWKVWKDSLLELEQLYISRPYVFVSLSATKRRELCVFSDASTMAIAAVTYLRVIDTEGQSHVGFIMGKSKLAPRPAHTVPRLELCAAVLAVEMADMITTELDIEIHAVNFYTDSKIVLGYIHNASKRFYTYVTNRVTRIRKSTSPDQWHYISTDKNPADHGTRLVSAAVLKQTNWFVGPSFLGKPEIKETTQVETFQLIEPDQDKEVRPQVAVCKTLVTRDSLGAHRFERFSSWKSLTRAIGKLICLARYSSRATNTDQRSNNHLEQAKVAIIKCVQQEVFKEEIQNLLKKEEISRHSSLKKLNPILDEDGVLRIGGRLSAADMTIQERHPFIIPKNHHIALLVRHYHEQVAHQGRHFTEGAVRSAGLWIIGGLDVFGPWNISSRKTRGGSAESKRWAVLFSCLSTRAVHIEVIKSLSTSSFINALRRFFSIRGPAKLIRSDRGTNFIGACKELKIISTDSETGSYLQDQGCTWTFNPPHASHMGGAWERMIGVARRILDAMLLKVGSTRLTHEALTTLMAEVVAIMNARPLVPVSTDPEMPSVLTPAMLLTQKMEPVTAPTGDFDLKDLYTKQWRQVQSLADIFWKRWRQEYLVTLQPRKKWQDDKPNLEVGDIVLLKDTQAHRNEWPIGLIVGTDPSGDARVRKVEVRIVRQGIPKVYARPISEVVLLLSKG; via the exons ATGCAGAATACAGGGAACAGCACTCTGACAGTTAACCCTCAATGCTCCTATAAGGAAGATGACTCACACAGCTTGCCAAGAATCAAGTCTAGATACACAACACTGTCCAGAGCATCCAGTCAAACAAATCTGACTTCAGCTAGCGCCGATTCAGCAAGATCTAAGCGTACTAGTTCTAGACGTTCAGGCATCACCAGTCTGTCATCGGCTAGCGATAAAGCGACTAGGGCAAGAGCAAAAGCAGAGGCAGCTTGCGCCATGGCTTCTTATGCGGAGCAGGAAGCTGAATTGATGAGAGAGCAAGCAAAAAGTGAATCTGAAGCACTTAAAAAGAAAGCAGAATTGGAAGCATCTTTACACCTACTCAAACAGCAGAAAAACGCGGCAGCAGCCTTAGCCGAGGCAGAAGTTTTCACAAGGGCTGCTGAAGCTCAGTTTGATGGCATAGAAAACCAGATGTCATCCCACAGCGCAATCCAACGCACCCGTGAGTACGTACAGTCACAAGCAACCATGTACACTGACCAGCAGTCCAATGACGCACCTAGGTCTTCATTGACTCCACCAGCAATAAGCAACTTTGATACTACGCAACATTGCAAGACTAAATCAGAATCTCAGTGTGGGAAGTCAAGTGGTCGCATGCTTAGAGACCAATCTGCCAACCCTCCAAGAGTGCAAACGTATGCTCGCGTACTCCCTCCTCAAGCAAATACAAGTCTGGATTATAGCAGAAAGACTTACAACAGACGAGAACAACCACCTAAACAAAGTAGATTCAGACAAGCGCTTCATCAGCCTTACCAGCCGCAGCCATACCCTGAGTTTACACGCGAGAAGTATTCGCCAGACGCAACAAGTGCTATAGAAGTGGCAAAATTCCTGATGCACCGTGAGATAGTGGGCGCTGGTCTCATGAAATTCGACGACCGTCCAGAAAACTACTGGGCCTGGAAGTCATCTTTCCTGAGCGGTACCCAAAACTTAAACCTGACAGAGAAAGAAAAGCTTGACCAGCTTGTCAGATGGCTAGGTCCAGAGTCCACTGAGCAAGCCCAAAGGATCAGATCAGTACATGTTCATGACGCAGCAGCAGGACTTGCAATGGTGTGGCGGAGACTAGAACAATGCTATGGATCACCTGAAGTGATCGAGGATGCTCTTCTGAAAAGGATAGAAAACTATCCAAGAATAACAAATAAGGATTACCAAAAGCTGAGAGGTTTGGGAGACCTACTCTTAGAAATAGAAGCCGCTAAGTCTAGTGGATATCTGCCAGGTCTCTCATATCTGGATACAGCACGTGGAGTTGAGCCCATAATCGAGAAACTTCCTTACAACTTGCAAGAAAGGTGGGTAGCTCAAGCTTCAAGATACAAGAAAGATCATCATGTTGCATTTCCACCATTCGCCTTCTTCGCTGAATTCATAGAAGACCAAGCTGAAATACGCAATGACCCAAGCTTTGCTTTCCTGAACAAGAGAACGGCAAGCTTCCCAAAGGTAGAGCAGAAACCTCCAGGGCTTTACAAAGAACGCAGAGCAACAGTTTCTGTAAGGAAGACAGAAGTTCCGCCTGAATCTGCAGCTAATCAGGAAGACAACACAAGGAAGAAAGTTGAGGAGTCAGACAAAATATGTCCTATCCACAATAAGCCTTATCCACTAAGAAAATGTCGCAGTTTCAGAAGTAAGACGTTAGAAGAGCGCAAAGCTTATCTTAAAGACAATCGCATTTGTTTCAGATGCTGCGCTTCAATTCAGCATCTTGCAAAAGACTGTACAAAAACAATACAATGCACAGAGTGTAACAGTGACAAACACTTGTCAGCACTGCACCCGGGACCaccaccatggaaacaagaagttcAAGCAACTCAAGAAGATCATGGTGGGGAGCAAGGAGAGAGTGCAACGCCAGCAGTAAGCTCAAAGTGCACTGAGATCTGTACAGAGCAGGGCCGCTCAAGATCGTGCTCCAAGATATGCTTAGTCAAGGTGTATCCAGCAGGTTTTAGAGAAAAAGCAATCAAGATGTACACAGTCATGGATGAACAGAGTAACAGATCTCTGGCAAAAACAGAATTCTTTGACCTCTTCGGTGACAAAGGAAGTCCAACTCCATACACCTTGAAGACTTGTTCTGGAGTTGTAGAGACAATAGGGAGAAGAGCAAATAACTACATCATCGAATCTTTAGATGGAAAGACAAAGGTGACTCTACCTACCCTGATAGAATGCGATGAGATACCAGACGACAGGTCAGAGATACCCACACCTGAAGTTGCTCGTCATCACCCTcatctggtgcgaatagcagaccAAATACCAGCACTAGATCCAGATGCTGCAATCACCCTTCTACTTGGGAGAGATATTCTCAGATTGCACAAAGTCAGAGAACAGTACAATGGGCCACACAATGCACCATTTGCACAATGCCTTGATCTCGGATGGGTCATCGTTGGAGAAGTATGTCTAGACGGACTGCACAAACCATCAAAGGTAAATGTCTACAGAACACATCTGTTGCAGAATGGTCGTACATCTTGTCTTTGCCCATGTACCAACAGTCTACACATTAAAGAGAGATTAGATAACCCAACACATCATCGGAGTATCCAGAGGTGCATGGAAGACTTAGCCTCAACTGGAAATACAGATGAACTGGGTTGTAAGGTGTTTGAAAGAACACGAGACGACGACAAGCCAGCACCCTCGGTAGAAGATACCCTCTTCCTCGAGATCATGGACAGAGAAGTCTACAGAGACAAGTCAGGCAGCTGGGTAGCCCCTCTACCCTTCCGGTCACCACGCCATCACCTTCCTGTCAACAAGGTACAAGCAGAGAAACGCTTCAGTTTGTTGCAGCGCACTCTACAAAGAAAGCCAGATATGAAGAAACACTTCCAAGCCTTCATGCAAAAGATTTTTGACAACGAGCATGCAGAAAGGGCACCACCACTACAAGAAAACCAAGAACACTGGTACTTACCAATATTTGGAGTGTATCATCCTCAAAAACCAGGTCAGATACGTGTAGTATTTGACTCTAGTGCGAAGCACGAAGGCATCTCACTAAATGACGTCCTTCTCAGCGGACCTGACCTGAACAACACACTCCTTGGAGTACTCATCAGGTTCAGGAAAGAACTTGTAGCAGTAACAGCAGATGTACAACAGATGTTCTACTGTTTCTTCGTTCGAGAAGATCACCGAGACTACTTAAGGTTCCTGTGGTATGCAGACAATGACTTTAACAAAGACATCATAGAGTACAGGATGAAGGAACATGTGTTCGGAaacagcccttccccagctgtaGCTATCTACAACCTGAAACGAGCAGCACAGCAAGGTGAAAGACATGGTCAAGAAGCCAAACAGTTTGTCATGAAGAACTTCTACGTGGATGATGGACTTGCTTCTTTCTCCAGCAACGAAGAAGCTATTAACGTCCTGAAAAGTACAAAAGAAATGTTGGCAGAATCCAACATAAGATTGAACAAGGTAGCTTCCAACAGCTACAGAGTCATGGAAGCATTTCCAATGGAAGACCGTGCTAAAGACCTCAAAGACTTAGATCTAGGAACAGAATCACCACCCTTGCAAAGAAGTCTTGGGCTTAGTTGGGACTTAAAGACTGACAGTTTCACCTTCAGGGTCTCCAGAGAAGAGAAACCATTCACAAAAAGAGGTGTCCTATCTACAGTCAACAGTCTTTATGACCCCCTGGGATTCGTAGCACCCATCATCATGCAAGGCAAAGCTTTTTTGAGACAGATCACTACTGAGCAGGAACAAATTGACTGGGACGTACTTCTTCCTGACGAGAAGCGAATGCAGTGGAAGGTGTGGAAAGACTCATTGTTAGAGCTTGAACAACTCTACATTTCAAGACCGTACGTATTTGTTTCCTTGTCTGCTACAAAGAGGAGAGAATTATGCGTATTCTCTGACGCTTCCACTATGGCTATTGCAGCTGTAACTTACCTTAGGGTAATAGACACTGAGGGACAAAGCCATGTTGGGTTCATCATGGGAAAATCTAAACTAGCTCCCAGACCTGCTCACACTGTCCCACGTCTAGAACTTTGTGCTGCTGTCTTAGCGGTAGAGATGGCAGACATGATTACGACTGAACTGGACATTGAGATCCATGCAGTGAACTTTTATACGGACAGCAAGATTGTGTTAGGATATATTCACAACGCTTCAAAAAGATTTTACACATACGTGACCAACAGAGTGACACGTATCAGAAAGTCTACAAGTCCAGATCAGTGGCATTACATCAGCACGGACAAGAACCCAGCGGATCATGGGACAAGATTGGTGTCAGCCGCTGTACTCAAGCAAACTAACTGGTTCGTAGGTCCATCGTTTCTTGGTAAGCCAGAAATCAAAGAGACTACTCAGGTAGAGACCTTTCAGCTCATAGAACCAGATCAAGACAAAGAGGTAAGACCTCAAGTTGCAGTTTGCAAGACTTTAGTTACCAGAGACAGTCTGGGCGCCCATAGATTTGAAAGGTTTTCCAGTTGGAAGTCGCTGACTCGTGCAATCGGAAAACTTATCTGTCTAGCCAGATACTCCTCCAGAGCTACTAATACTGATCAACGTAGCAACAACCATCTTGAACAAGCCAAGGTCGCGATCATCAAATGCGTCCAGCAGGAAGTCTTTAAAGAAGAAATTCAAAACCTTCTGAAAAAGGAAGAGATTTCTCGACACAGTTCGCTCAAGAAGTTGAACCCTATCCTCGACGAAGACGGAGTACTAAGAATTGGAGGTCGTTTGTCGGCAGCGGATATGACTATCCAAGAGAGACATCCCTTCATCATACCTAAGAATCATCACATCGCTCTTCTGGTAAGACACTATCACGAGCAAGTTGCACATCAAGGACGACACTTCACTGAAGGAGCAGTAcggtcagcaggattgtggatcaTAGGAG GTCTAGACGTTTTTGGACCATGGAACATCTCTTCTCGCAAGACTAGAGGAGGCAGTGCCGAAAGTAAACGCTGGGCTGTTCTGTTCTCTTGCTTGAGTACTAGAGCAGTTCATATTGAAGTGATTAAATCTTTATCCACTTCAAGTTTCATCAATGCCTTGAGAAGATTCTTCTCTATCAGAGGACCAGCGAAATTGATTCGTTCAGACCGCGGCACAAACTTTATTGGGGCCTGCAAGGAGTTGAAAATCATCTCTACAGACTCTGAAACAGGTTCCTATCTTCAAGATCAAGGATGCACTTGGACTTTTAATCCTCCACACGCATCGCATATGGGAGGAGCATGGGAGAGGATGATTGGAGTAGCTCGTCGCATTCTGGATGCCATGCTCCTGAAGGTTGGGTCTACTCGCCTCACTCATGAAGCTTTGACTACACTAATGGCTGAAGTCGTGGCCATTATGAACGCAAGACCTTTGGTTCCAGTGTCTACAGATCCAGAGATGCCATCAGTCTTGACACCCGCAATGCTGCTGACCCAGAAGATGGAACCAGTGACAGCTCCCACTGGAGACTTTGACCTCAAGGACTTGTATACTAAGCAATGGAGACAAGTTCAAAGCCTTGCAGACATTTTCTGGAAGAGGTGGAGACAGGAATACCTGGTGACACTCCAGCCACGCAAGAAATGGCAAGATGACAAACCCAACTTAGAAGTTGGAGACATTGTCTTATTAAAAGACACTCAGGCCCACAGGAATGAATGGCCTATTGGACTCATTGTGGGGACTGATCCTAGTGGTGATGCTAGAgttagaaaagttgaagttagaaTTGTTAGACAGGGCATTCCCAAGGTGTATGCTAGGCCAATTTCTGAAGTAGTTTTACTTCTGTCCAAAGGTTAG